A DNA window from Hevea brasiliensis isolate MT/VB/25A 57/8 chromosome 2, ASM3005281v1, whole genome shotgun sequence contains the following coding sequences:
- the LOC110665506 gene encoding uncharacterized protein LOC110665506 isoform X1 — translation MVELSLMASHGYPSGPGLLFCQEQTKVFKDCQPYFPSQRVKHEIRRPNSLSLRPHQHDESWRPMNGFSEHNGLTKIDSTVGMPVLIDVQDTCPDSVLFSFGIAEQCKHEKILKFLMSRSSQIEKGGLDSSLLSDLMGLQALTLHEHQQPCASLVYPSGKCDAAKPLVDFVGDMALSSKITVHPRGRVLFIGSGSEMKDILSIVAEFYLTKNSAKWTKQSVLLPQFIWPDTSEAQANILSSPLTVKDVTAAPLKSPEKIKLKPSSKKKNGRKVGRGRDLYKRNYFHACESLLSLMMDKQHGKTAILSLKKSGPELPALLTKFSAGIAGTGLAVLFSVACKVACGRVPFCASKLFNTGFGFGLVWLSWAVNRLRDTIVCTSKNASNLGLKDEEMLRSVDKSIKDVYFRAATLMAIAVLKLA, via the exons ATGGTTGAGCTTTCTTTGATGGCTTCTCATGGGTACCCTTCAGGTCCTGGGCTACTCTTTTGCCAAGAGCAGACCAAGGTCTTCAAG GACTGCCAGCCCTATTTTCCAAGTCAGCGAGTCAAACATGAGATAAGAAGACCAAACTCTCTTAGTCTGAGGCCACATCAGCATGATGAATCATGGAGACCCATGAATGGATTTTCTGAGCATAACGGGCTCACCAAGATTGACTCAACAGTTGGAATGCCTGTACTCATTGATGTGCAAG ATACTTGCCCAGACTCAGTACTCTTTAGCTTTGGGATAGCTGAACAATGTAAACATGAGAAAATCTTGAAGTTTCTCATGTCCAGATCAAGTCAAATAGAAAAAGGTGGATTAGATTCATCTTTACTCTCTGACTTGATGGGTCTTCAGGCATTGACATTGCATGAGCATCAGCAGCCCTGTGCTTCTCTCGTCTATCCAAGTGGTAAATGTGATGCTGCAAAGCCTTTAGTGGACTTTGTGGGAGACATGGCTCTTAGTTCTAAAATTACTGTTCATCCACGTGGTCGAGTGTTGTTCATTGGCAGTGGGTCAGAGATGAAGGATATCCTCTCTATTGTTGCTGAGTTTTACTTGACAAAGAACTCAGCTAAGTGGACAAAGCAGTCAGTGCTTCTACCCCAATTTATCTG GCCTGATACAAGTGAAGCACAAGCTAATATTCTTAGTTCTCCTTTGACGGTTAAAGATGTGACAGCTGCACCTTTGAAGAG TCCTGAGAAAATCAAGCTCAAGCCATCATcaaagaagaagaatggcagGAAAGTTGGCAGGGGGAGGGATCTCTACAAAAGGAACTACTTCCATGCATGTGAGAGCCTTCTCTCCTTGATGATGGACAAGCAGCATGGCAAAACAGCAATCCTGTCATTAAAGAAATCCGGCCCTGAACTTCCCGCGCTATTGACCAAATTCTCTGCTGGCATTGCTGGGACTGGCCTTGCAGTTCTTTTCTCCGTAGCATGTAAAGTAGCTTGTGGGAGGGTTCCATTCTGTGCATCTAAACTCTTTAACACTGGATTTGGATTTGGGCTGGTCTGGCTTTCTTGGGCTGTAAATAGACTGAGGGACACAATTGTCTGTACAAGCAAGAATGCAAGCAATTTGGGTCTGAAGGATGAGGAAATGCTGAGGAGTGTAGATAAAAGCATTAAAGACGTATACTTCAGAGCTGCAACTTTGATGGCGATAGCTGTGCTGAAGCTTGCATGA
- the LOC110665505 gene encoding elongation factor Tu, mitochondrial, protein MASAVLRNPNSKRFFPFSSPIYWCCRGSASTHFSISDSLSGNETTSVSAGSWWRSMATFTRTKPHVNVGTIGHVDHGKTTLTAAITKVLAEEGKAKAVAFDEIDKAPEEKKRGITIATAHVEYETAKRHYAHVDCPGHADYVKNMITGAAQMDGGILVVSAPDGPMPQTKEHILLARQVGVPSLVCFLNKVDAVDDPELLELVEMELRELLSFYKFPGDEIPIIRGSALSALQGTNEEIGKNAILKLMDAVDEYIPDPVRQLDKPFLMPIEDVFSIQGRGTVATGRVEQGTIKVGEEVEILGLMQGAPLKTTVTGVEMFKKILDQGQAGDNVGLLLRGLKRDDVQRGQVIAKPGTVKTYRKFEAEIYVLTKDEGGRHTAFFSNYRPQFYMRTADITGKVELPENVKMVMPGDNVTATFELILPVPLEAGQRFALREGGRTVGAGVVSKVVG, encoded by the exons ATGGCTTCAGCGGTTCTCAGAAACCCTAATTCCAAACGCTTTTTTCCATTCTCTTCCCCAATCTACTGGTGCTGTCGAGGATCGGCCTCCACTCATTTCTCAATCTCCGATTCGCTCTCTGGAAATGAAACTACCTCTGTGTCCGCTGGTTCATGGTGGAGATCCATGGCTACCTTCACTCGGAC TAAACCTCATGTCAATGTGGGAACAATTGGACATGTTGATCATGGGAAGACAACTCTTACTGCAGCAATTACAAAG GTTCTAGCAGAAGAAGGTAAAGCCAAGGCTGTAGCCTTTGATGAAATTGACAAGGCCcctgaagagaaaaagagaggaatTACAATTGCAACG GCTCATGTGGAGTATGAAACTGCTAAGCGTCACTATGCCCATGTTGACTGCCCTGGACATGCAGATTATGTGAAA AACATGATTACTGGAGCTGCCCAGATGGATGGTGGAATTCTAGTTGTATCTGCCCCTGATGGGCCCATGCCACAGACAAAGGAGCATATTCTGCTTGCTCGTCAG GTTGGTGTGCCATCACTTGTGTGTTTCCTGAATAAAGTTGATGCCGTTGATGATCCAGAGTTATTAGAGCTTGTGGAAATGGAGCTCCGTG AACTGCTTAGTTTCTACAAGTTTCCTGGAGATGAAATTCCTATCATTCGGGGATCAGCATTGTCTGCTTTACAGGGAACAAATGAAGAAATAGGGAAAAATGCCATCTTAAAATTAATGGATGCTGTGGAtgaatacattcctgatcctgtGAGGCAACTTGACAAGCCTTTCCTAATGCCAATAGAAGATGTTTTCTCAATTCAG GGACGTGGAACTGTTGCAACTGGACGTGTTGAACAAGGAACCATTAAAGTTGGTGAAGAAGTTGAGATTTTGGGGTTAATGCAG GGTGCTCCTCTAAAAACAACTGTGACAGGTGTTGAGATGTTTAAGAAAATCTTGGATCAAGGACAA GCTGGTGACAATGTGGGTCTTCTCCTACGTGGTCTAAAGCGAGATGATGTGCAAAGAGGACAG gTGATTGCTAAACCTGGAACAGTGAAAACATACCGGAAGTTTGAAGCAGAGATATATGTCCTCACAAAGGATGAAGGTGGACGTCATACTGCTTTCTTTTCCAACTACAGGCCACAGTTTTACATGAGGACAGCAGATATCACTGGGAAAGTGGAGTTGCCTGAAAATGTTAAGATGGTTATGCCTGGGGACAATGTGACTGCAACTTTTGAACTGATCTTACCTGTTCCCCTTGAAGCGG GACAAAGATTTGCCTTGAGGGAGGGAGGTAGAACAGTTGGAGCAGGTGTGGTCTCAAAAGTAGTTGGCTGA
- the LOC110665582 gene encoding GDSL esterase/lipase At1g54790 produces the protein MVFIQLTMAHELYTLQILALIFSFAPAVSPLSFSYPAVFNFGDSNSDTGGLVAGVAFPVGPPNGQTYFQEPAGRFCDGRLIIDFLMDAMDRPFLSPYLDSVGAPNFQTGCNFATGGSTVLPANANSRSPFSFGIQVAQFIRFKARVLELLAKGEKFQKYLPPENYIKQGLYMFDVGQNDLDGALYSKSVDQMLAYIPKILSEFETGIQRLYNEGARNFWIHSTGPLGCLPRIIATFGKTASKLDQIGCVNSHNRVAKAFNKQLHDLCTEFRAQFPDASVTYVDIFSIKWNLISNFSQYGFKQALAACCGYGGPPLNFDNRIACGETKNLNGSTVTANPCSNTAEYVNWDGNHYTEAANRYVSDQILSGNYSDPPLTVNRPFNYKPKFINYKMLY, from the exons ATGGTTTTCATTCAATTAACCATGGCTCATGAACTCTATACTCTGCAGATACTAGCCTTAATCTTTTCATTTGCGCCGGCTGTTAGTCCCTTGAGTTTTAGCTATCCTGCAGTTTTTAACTTCGGTGATTCAAATTCAGACACTGGTGGTCTGGTTGCCGGAGTGGCTTTTCCAGTAGGACCTCCCAATGGACAAACCTACTTCCAGGAGCCGGCAGGGCGGTTTTGCGACGGCCGCTTGATTATCGATTTTCTGA TGGATGCGATGGACCGTCCATTTCTGAGTCCATATCTGGATTCTGTAGGTGCCCCTAACTTCCAAACGGGGTGTAATTTTGCAACTGGAGGATCTACTGTACTTCCAGCAAATGCAAATTCCAGAAGTCCATTTTCATTTGGAATTCAGGTGGCTCAATTTATCAGATTCAAAGCTCGGGTTCTTGAATTACTAGCTAAAG GAGAGAAATTTCAGAAGTATCTCCCCCCAGAAAATTACATCAAGCAAGGCCTTTACATGTTTGATGTGGGTCAGAATGATCTCGACGGTGCATTGTACTCGAAATCAGTGGACCAAATGCTAGCTTATATTCCCAAAATCTTGTCAGAGTTTGAGACTGGAATTCAG AGATTATATAACGAGGGTGCCAGGAATTTCTGGATTCATAGCACAGGACCACTTGGCTGCTTACCCAGAATTATTGCAACATTTGGGAAAACCGCATCAAAGCTCGACCAGATTGGATGTGTTAACTCACACAACCGAGTAGCAAAAGCTTTCAACAAACAGTTACATGATCTTTGTACAGAGTTTCGAGCACAATTTCCTGATGCTAGTGTCACTTATGTGGACATTTTCTCAATAAAGTGGAAcctcatttcaaatttttctcaGTATG GCTTCAAACAGGCTTTAGCAGCCTGCTGTGGATATGGTGGGCCGCCATTAAATTTTGACAACAGGATTGCTTGTGGTGaaaccaagaatttgaatggtagcACAGTGACTGCAAACCCTTGCAGCAATACTGCTGAATACGTGAATTGGGATGGAAACCATTATACAGAAGCAGCAAACCGATATGTTTCAGACCAAATTCTATCAGGAAATTACTCTGACCCACCTCTAACAGTAAACAGgccatttaattacaaaccaaagttCATTAACTACAAAATGTTGTACTAA
- the LOC110665506 gene encoding uncharacterized protein LOC110665506 isoform X2: MNGFSEHNGLTKIDSTVGMPVLIDVQDTCPDSVLFSFGIAEQCKHEKILKFLMSRSSQIEKGGLDSSLLSDLMGLQALTLHEHQQPCASLVYPSGKCDAAKPLVDFVGDMALSSKITVHPRGRVLFIGSGSEMKDILSIVAEFYLTKNSAKWTKQSVLLPQFIWPDTSEAQANILSSPLTVKDVTAAPLKSPEKIKLKPSSKKKNGRKVGRGRDLYKRNYFHACESLLSLMMDKQHGKTAILSLKKSGPELPALLTKFSAGIAGTGLAVLFSVACKVACGRVPFCASKLFNTGFGFGLVWLSWAVNRLRDTIVCTSKNASNLGLKDEEMLRSVDKSIKDVYFRAATLMAIAVLKLA, from the exons ATGAATGGATTTTCTGAGCATAACGGGCTCACCAAGATTGACTCAACAGTTGGAATGCCTGTACTCATTGATGTGCAAG ATACTTGCCCAGACTCAGTACTCTTTAGCTTTGGGATAGCTGAACAATGTAAACATGAGAAAATCTTGAAGTTTCTCATGTCCAGATCAAGTCAAATAGAAAAAGGTGGATTAGATTCATCTTTACTCTCTGACTTGATGGGTCTTCAGGCATTGACATTGCATGAGCATCAGCAGCCCTGTGCTTCTCTCGTCTATCCAAGTGGTAAATGTGATGCTGCAAAGCCTTTAGTGGACTTTGTGGGAGACATGGCTCTTAGTTCTAAAATTACTGTTCATCCACGTGGTCGAGTGTTGTTCATTGGCAGTGGGTCAGAGATGAAGGATATCCTCTCTATTGTTGCTGAGTTTTACTTGACAAAGAACTCAGCTAAGTGGACAAAGCAGTCAGTGCTTCTACCCCAATTTATCTG GCCTGATACAAGTGAAGCACAAGCTAATATTCTTAGTTCTCCTTTGACGGTTAAAGATGTGACAGCTGCACCTTTGAAGAG TCCTGAGAAAATCAAGCTCAAGCCATCATcaaagaagaagaatggcagGAAAGTTGGCAGGGGGAGGGATCTCTACAAAAGGAACTACTTCCATGCATGTGAGAGCCTTCTCTCCTTGATGATGGACAAGCAGCATGGCAAAACAGCAATCCTGTCATTAAAGAAATCCGGCCCTGAACTTCCCGCGCTATTGACCAAATTCTCTGCTGGCATTGCTGGGACTGGCCTTGCAGTTCTTTTCTCCGTAGCATGTAAAGTAGCTTGTGGGAGGGTTCCATTCTGTGCATCTAAACTCTTTAACACTGGATTTGGATTTGGGCTGGTCTGGCTTTCTTGGGCTGTAAATAGACTGAGGGACACAATTGTCTGTACAAGCAAGAATGCAAGCAATTTGGGTCTGAAGGATGAGGAAATGCTGAGGAGTGTAGATAAAAGCATTAAAGACGTATACTTCAGAGCTGCAACTTTGATGGCGATAGCTGTGCTGAAGCTTGCATGA
- the LOC110665503 gene encoding BTB/POZ and MATH domain-containing protein 2, with amino-acid sequence MGRILRDITKPSFSSSSSSSSASNSTTTSSSITETVNGSHQFKITGYSLLKGLGIGKYIASDTFNVGGYSWAIYFYPDGKSVEDNATYVSLFIALASEGTDVRALFELTLLDQSGKERHKVHSHFGRTLESGPYALKYRGSMWGYKRFFKRTFLESSDYLKEDCLQVHCSVGVVKSHTEGPKTYSIAVPSSNIGQHFGQLLESGKGTDVKFEVDGEVFAAHKLVLAARSPVFRAQLFGPMKDQNTQLIKVEDMEAPVFKALLHFIYWDSLPDLEELTGLNSKWASTLMSQHLLAAADRYGLDRLRVLCEANLCEDVAINTVATTLALAEQHHCFQLKAVCLKFVAMPENLRAVMQTDGFEYLKESCPSVLTELLEYVARVGEHSVIVCRHGNEAILDGSDLNGRRVKQRL; translated from the exons ATGGGAAGGATTCTCAGAGATATTACGAAGCCCTCTTTTTCTTCGTCTTCTTCATCGTCGTCGGCGTCTAATTCGACGACCACTTCCTCGTCGATCACGGAGACCGTGAATGGGTCCCACCAGTTCAAGATCACGGGTTACTCATTGTTGAAAGGATTGGGGATCGGGAAATATATTGCGTCGGATACGTTTAATGTAGGGGGTTACTCTTGGGCGATTTATTTTTATCCAGATGGGAAGAGCGTCGAGGATAATGCGACTTACGTTTCTCTGTTTATAGCGTTGGCGAGCGAAGGGACCGATGTACGGGCGCTTTTTGAGTTGACGCTTTTGGATCAGAGTGGGAAGGAGAGGCATAAGGTTCATAGCCATTTTGGGAGGACGCTTGAGAGTGGGCCTTACGCGCTCAAATATCGTGGCAGCATGTG GGGATACAAAAGGTTTTTTAAAAGAACTTTTCTGGAGTCATCAGACTACCTCAAAGAGGATTGCCTTCAAGTTCACTGTAGTGTAGGTGTTGTTAAGTCACACACAGAAGGTCCTAAGACTTACTCTATAGCAGTACCGTCCTCTAACATTGGTCAGCATTTTGGGCAATTATTGGAAAGTGGAAAGGGAACTGACGTAAAATTTGAAGTTGATGGAGAAGTTTTTGCGGCTCACAAATTGGTACTTGCTGCTCGATCACCTGTATTCAGGGCTCAACTTTTTGGTCCAATGAAGGATCAAAATACCCAGTTAATAAAAGTTGAAGACATGGAGGCTCCAGTATTTAAG GCTTTACTTCATTTTATATATTGGGATTCATTACCTGACCTGGAAGAGCTTACTGGTTTGAACTCAAAGTGGGCCTCAACTTTGATGTCTCAGCATCTGCTAGCAGCAGCTGATAGGTATGGTTTGGACAGGCTCAGAGTGCTTTGTGAGGCCAATCTCTGTGAGGATGTGGCTATAAACACAGTGGCAACTACGCTAGCCTTGGCAGAGCAGCACCATTGTTTCCAGCTGAAGGCTGTGTGTCTCAAATTCGTAGCAATGCCAGAAAATCTGAGAG CTGTGATGCAAACGGATGGCTTTGAATATTTGAAGGAAAGCTGCCCATCTGTCCTTACAGAACTGTTGGAATACGTGGCTAGAGTAGGTGAACACTCTGTGATAGTATGTAGGCATGGGAATGAGGCTATCCTTGATGGCAGTGACCTGAATGGGAGGCGGGTGAAGCAAAGGCTATAG
- the LOC110665504 gene encoding sm-like protein LSM2, with the protein MLFFSYFKDLVGREVTVELKNDLAIRGTLHSVDQYLNIKLENTRVVDQDKYPHMLSVRNCFIRGSVVRYVQLPPEGVDIDLLHDATRREARGG; encoded by the exons ATG CTGTTCTTTTCCTATTTCAAGGACTTGGTGGGCAGGGAAGTGACAGTGGAGCTCAAGAACGATCTGGCTATCAGAGGAACGCTTCACTCTGTCGATCAGTACCTCAATATCAAGCTCGAAAACACTCGTGTTGTCGATCAAGACAAGTACCCTCACATG CTCTCAGTCAGGAACTGTTTCATAAGAGGATCTGTTGTTAGATATGTTCAATTGCCTCCAGAGGGTGTTGACATTGATTTGCTCCATGATGCAACAAGGAGAGAAGCTCGGGGTGGCTGA